One part of the Mytilus trossulus isolate FHL-02 chromosome 11, PNRI_Mtr1.1.1.hap1, whole genome shotgun sequence genome encodes these proteins:
- the LOC134689875 gene encoding uncharacterized protein LOC134689875, producing MQAEAVLNYEFQNYRFQSTYSMMSFYHDNPEHLQKLINEQGHLLDKDGVNILTEQESSVEQEKILVIEPRPKSASTSVGKNCTDQEVPSTSKAAEEENEKYIWDDCSIKRLIEYIKEHSNKFEEGRLTKKAVWEIIAIKFIATSDEQAKTVTWIQLKSKWQKLESKFKQVEDKNKKVVKERITSNTWRKWKKLLGTTPTSVQLRPFPPWI from the exons ATGCAAGCAGAGGCCGTATTAAActatgaatttcaaaattacagGTTTCAATCTACATATAGTATGATGAGTTTTTACCATGACA ATCCAGAGCAtctacaaaaattaataaatgagCAGGGGCATCTTTTGGATAAAGATGGAGTCAACATATTGACAGAACAAGAAAGTTCTGTAGAACAAGAAAAAATTTTGGTTATTGAACCAAGAC CTAAATCAGCAAGTACCAGTGTTGGAAAGAATTGTACAGACCAAGAAGTACCATCAACAAGCAAGGCTGCAGAGGAAGAAAATG aaaaatatatctgGGATGACTGCAGCATCAAGAGGCTCATCGAATATATAAAAGAGCATTCCAACAAATTTGAGGAGGGGAGATTAACTAAGAAGGCAGTGTGGGAAATCATTGCTATAAAGTTTATTGCTACAAGCGATGAACAAGCTAAAACTGTCACTTGGATTCAACTGAAATCCAAGTGGCAGAAGCTTGAATCAAAGTTCAAACAGGTGgaggataaaaataaaaaagtggtgaAGGAACGCATAACTTCAAATACATGGAGGAAATGGAAGAAGCTGTTGGGGACAACCCCAACATCCGTCCAGCTAAGACCATTTCCTCCATGGATTTGA